In Cotesia glomerata isolate CgM1 linkage group LG1, MPM_Cglom_v2.3, whole genome shotgun sequence, one genomic interval encodes:
- the LOC123262289 gene encoding uncharacterized protein DDB_G0282077-like gives MLSSTPSSTTSQQHYLMYEEDNTTADQKINEDRMILNATAATENLMASSGSGSGSGSGSVNSSVASGGTFGMGIGMNSGATTGHGGRLPGYWQHAATSAAGYWSSLFDSWTNNSIGSQSLSLAWDDNRNQ, from the coding sequence ATGCTGTCGTCGACTCCCTCATCTACGACCTCCCAACAGCACTACCTCATGTACGAAGAAGATAACACCACGGCGGACCAGAAGATTAACGAGGATAGAATGATTCTCAACGCCACTGCGGCTACGGAAAATCTTATGGCCAGTAGCGGGAGTGGGAGTGGAAGTGGAAGTGGAAGTGTAAACAGTAGCGTAGCCTCAGGAGGTACTTTTGGTATGGGGATTGGCATGAACAGTGGCGCGACTACTGGCCACGGCGGAAGGCTGCCTGGGTACTGGCAACATGCGGCTACCTCTGCGGCTGGCTACTGGTCCTCGCTTTTTGACTCTTGGACTAATAATTCTATTGGCTCACAGTCATTGTCTCTCGCTTGGGACGATAATCGTAATcagtga
- the LOC123262262 gene encoding bone morphogenetic protein 1 homolog — protein MHYSQLLSIDNVSINISIPVPQNHDEFVSWNTIVNVNDKLSNGDIAAANLMYHCPQCGETFFEPTGKFGQSSNDSQSDSERCEWRIRASDGKRITLKINSLSIHPSYLCLLDYLEVRNGVSPDSPVIARYCGIINDVEIIASNFLVITYVKMSIFAPSFFMAEYEITCKETVYLYSDTIYHLESPNYPNSYMPNKQCQWYFTAHEKSDEITIKFDIFALEKSKNCIKDFVKITESDESTILGVYCGLIDSLYVYSTDNKLQVEFSSDETIEGFGFSAAVTTIKK, from the exons ATGCATTATTCACAACTCTTATCAATTGACAATGTTTCCATTAATATATCAATACCAGTACCCCAAAATCATGATGAATTTGTTTCCTGGAACACAATCGTTAATGTCAACGACAAACTCAGTAATGGTGATATAGCCGCAGCAAATCTTATGTACCATTGTCCAC AGTGTGGGGAAACTTTTTTTGAGCCTACTGGTAAGTTTGGACAATCATCCAATGATTCACAAAGTGATTCCGAACGATGTGAATGGAGAATCAGAGCTTCTGATGGCAAAAGAATtacacttaaaataaattctctgAGTATTCACCCGAGTTATCTTTGCTTACTTGATTATTTAGAAGTTCGAAACGGAGTCTCGCCTGACAGTCCTGTTATAG cacgTTACTGTGGGATCATCAATGATGTTGAAATCATAGCcagtaattttttagtaattacttATGTCAAAATGTCTATCTTTGCACCTAGTTTTTTTATGGCCGAGTATGAAATCACCTGTAAAGAAACTGTTTACCTTTATAGTGATACTATTTATCATTTGGAGTCGCCAAATTATCCAAATTCTTACATGCCGAATAAACAATGCCAATGGTACTTTACTGCCCATGAGAAAAGTGATGAGATTAcgataaaatttgatattttcgcgctcgaaaaaagtaaaaattgcaTAAaagattttgttaaaataacagaAAGCGACGAATCGACAATTCTTGGAGTTTACTGCGGCTTAATAGATTCATTGTATGTTTATTCCACGGATAATAAATTGCAAGTTGAGTTCTCTAGCGATGAAACGATTGAAGGCTTTGGTTTCTCTGCTGCTGTGACTACaatcaaaaaatag